Genomic segment of Salvia hispanica cultivar TCC Black 2014 chromosome 2, UniMelb_Shisp_WGS_1.0, whole genome shotgun sequence:
aagaataccgattgatcggtagaagaagaggagatcaaaattaaagtaccttttccaaaagaacgatcggtagaaacaaattatagccttgattcttcaataaactCTTGAATAACAGCTtggattcttctcaattgatgaagaattcttgtagaaaagtagaagaaatcttggagagagtggggagagagatttttgaaattatggGGGAGTGGGGCGCCGGTTTTGTGAATGCTAGGGTTTAGGATCtctcatgtatttatagagtgccaaaataatatccaataattaaataaatcaagatttggaagaTTTGTTGGTTGCTAACTCCGCTACCCATTCGATGGGTCAAGGAAGTCCCGTTGAGTAGTACAAATGTTCCTCGGGAAATGCATCGGGCACGGCTTCCTCATCTTCTCCTTGCATAATTCTGCTTAAGTGGTCAGCCACTTTATTCTCTGTcccatttttatttcttacttCCCAATCGAATTCTTGCAACAGTAGCACCCACCTGATCAACCTTAGTTTGGACTCTTTCTTGGCCAGGAGATATTTAATTGCAGCATGGTCAGTGTAGATTATCACCCTCGACCCCAGTAAGTACGGTTAGAATTTTTCAAATGAGTATGCCACGGCTAACATCTCCTTCTCCGTAGTGTCATGGTTCTTTTGAGCCTGGTTGAGGGTCTTTGAGGCATAGAAGATGACATAACTCTTTCCCTTGATTTTCTAACCCAGGACTACTTCTACTGCAAAATCGCTTGCATCACACATCACCTCAAAAGGATGGTTCCAATCTGGTGCCCTGATTATTGGAGCAGAGATAAGCTTATCCTGTAATACTTGAAACGCCTTCTTGCAATCTTCGTCAAAAATgaattccacatcattgtgCAGGAGATGAGTATGTGGCTGAGCAATTTTTGCGAAGTCCTGATGAATCTTCTAAAAAATTCTGCACGCCCTAGGAATCCTCTAACTTCTTTACGATTCGTAGGGTAGGGTAACTTCGAGATCACATCAACTTTAGCCTTGTCCACTTGAATTCCTATCTCTGAGACTACATGGCCTAGGACTATTCCTTCTGGCACCATGAAGTGGCACTTCTCAAAGTTTAGACCAAATTCTTCTCCTGAAATCTTCTCGGCACCAGATCTCGGTTGACCAAACAGGAATCAAAAGAATCCCCATACACAGTGAAATCATATATGAAAATCTCAATACATACTTCCAGTAGATCTGAGAAGATACTCATCATACAACGCTGGAAGGTGCCAGGTGCATTACACAAGCCAAAAGGCATTCTCCGGTATGCGTAAGTACCAAACGGGCACGTAAAAGTGGTCTTCTCTGGATCGTCGAGATCGACATAGATTTGAAAATACCCACTATATCAGTCTCTCTAGAATTTGGTCAATGAAaggtaaaagaaaatgatccTTTCTAGTGGCTTCATTCAGCTTCCGATAGTCTATGCACATTCTCCACCCAGTCACCAGCCGAGTCGGCaccaattcatttttatcattcttgaccacttgtatcCCTAGAGACAGTAGCTTCAAGACTTCCTTCAGAACTTCCTCTCTCATGTTTGGATTCAGCTTATGCTGCGGATCTCTATGGGCCTTTGCACCTTCTTCCAATCTgatgtggtgcatacaaagatcAGGGCTGATTCCTACCAGGTCTGAGAGAGTCCATCCTATGGCCTTCTTGTTCCTTCTGATTACCTCCAGTAACTCATTCTCCTGTTTCTTTGTTAAGTGTTGTATATTATCACTGGGAAAGTTTCATCCTCTCCAAGGTAGGCATACTTTAGACTCTCTGGCAATTTCTTCAATTCCTTATTGGGTGTGATGGCTTCCTGAGGTAGGGTATTTTTCTCCAAGATTCTGGTTTCCATTCCCCCGAAGTCGGTTGCCTCGTCTGGGCCTTTTCTTTGAGCAGAACAAGTTGATTTGAATGATAATGGTTGGTGGCAGAATGCCATGATCGCTTCATTGATCTATTCATCCGTCATGTCCTGAGTCAATAGAGTTTCACACCACCCTGCTACCTCTCTGTCAATAGAGTGACTTAACTCTGAATTGTTGAACTGCTCCTGCATTAACtcagtctcaagatattcgtggaccagggggttaataacatcgatagcatgcaaattttcaacatcCAATGATTTTTTCATGGCCTCATCAATGATAAATGTATATTTCTCCCCATGATAATCCAAGCATATTgttccatcaaacacatcaaTTATTGACTTAGTGGTGCATAAAAGGGGTCTACCTAAAAGCACTATGCTAGACTCAGCagattcattctcactcatttttataacGTGAAAATCAGCAGGATTCATATCCtggaaatcatgcattttgACTATCACATTTTCCAGCACACCTTCGGGTGAAAAGCATGTTCTATCAGCCAACTGAATTACCACCTTCCTTTCAACCATACTAACCCCTATCAACTTCTTATATATtgaaagcggtaaaacatttattgatgcacctagatcacacatagcatgctcaaTCTTAATGTCACCCAAGGAAATAGGTAaggtgaacatacctgggtctgtgcatttCGAAGGCATTCTCCTCTTCTGTATCACAACTGACACGTTTTCTCCAATCACTATCTTCCCATCAGGTTTGGTTTTACCAGCAATAAACTCCTTGATAAACTTGCTAAAGGTGGGCAGCTTCACAGCCTGCAAAAACGGCAAGTTTATCTCTAGTTTGCCAAAAATTTCCATAAAGTCTTCGgtatcatcctttttcttcttagtcTCCCCTCGGTAAGGAAACGGCTTCATGCGTTTCAATGTTCCCATGGAACCTCCAGCTGAGGTTTCTCCAGTTTCTTTCCTTAATTCTTCACTTTCCACCTCTGGCTCTGGGTCTAGGAAAAATGGATCGGCCGTATGAGGCAGCGGCCTCTCCAGATCTTTAAGATCGTCTTCCACTCAGGTGCTCCTTATCTCAGTATTTCTTTTGTTAGGGACAAGACTCTCATTACTCATCACAGGGGAAACATTTTCATCATTCTTCATCATCGGACCATCATAGCCACATCCTGACCTCAGAGTAAtctgactaatgtttgctcggtcaGGTGGTTTCACCGAGGCTGGTATCCTTCCTTCGTTTCCTCTCATCTTATTCAACGAAGTTTCTAATTGAGACATTTGCTTAGCCAACATGTCCATGGCGGCCTTTTGTTCCTGTTCTGCATCTTGAATTTTATGCACCACATCGTTGTTGGATTGCATGTTGTTCTGCATGTGCTGTTGAGAGTTGACTAGGTCATGCACCATGTCATCTAAATTCCTCTGAGACCTATAGTTGGGCTGATTTGAACTTGACCCTTGGTTATGGTTTTGTCCACTCCCCTGATTCTGGCGATAATTCCCTTGACCTTCTAGATTATTGTTGAACTGGTTTCctgacccttgattcccttggtgGTTAGGCTGGAAATTCTGATTATTCCCAGTGGCATTCTTCTGGTGTGGTGGCACATATGAATTCCCTTGGTTACTCTGGTTTCTATTTCCCTAATTGGGTTGATCTCCTTGATTTCGGTAGCTCCAGTTGTTCGGCCCTTCTTGACTTTTCCCTGCCCAGTTCGAGTTGTTGTGCTACGGCCCCTCTTGATTCCGGTTAGGCCAAGTCTGCTGGGTTTCGGTTGGACTCGGGTACTGTAGTTGAAGCTGTTGATTCCCGTCAGCCCACCTGAAACAGGGGTTGTCTCTCAATGGGGCCTCTTTAATCTTCCACTGATTCCAGCTTGTATTCTGATTATTCTGATTCCAATTCCCCACTGCATTCGCATGGGCTTGGAATTCTCCGTCGGGTGGTGGACCATAATAAAGTTGGAGTTGATTGTCCTCCTGACCTGGCGACTTCTCCTTCTCTTGCGAGGCAGTGGAATTCTTCTTTTCAATTGCGCTTAGAAGCGCCTTCTCCAATCGATCTATTATGTCCCCAACCCCTTCTCCCCCCAAcctagcccaacaagtccattataaatagtgatgagatgTGGAAACCCTAAGACACCATTCAACACAACACCCTCCCTAAACTCCTAGTAGCCGTCATcgactctctctctctctccatgcTCGGCTTGCAATGGCACGCTGGGAgaattattgttttgttttgtactTGTTCTATCCTAATCTACAGATTGTATCAAGACAATATCAGCTCATGATCGGGTTTTCCAGACCTCTTCAAGACTATTATTGATTatctaagatccgcccactctgatggagaatcaaggactagggaataggttggaagattcacggtcgataaaccaaggatctccgggtggtgcagctagcaacttcgatcctatgatggatcaagaagaggtaacaatcgaatctacatcgaatatgcatgattatgtgtttatttgatgttatatctatagatctatgttaattgcatgaaattggagtcgaatgcataatcacctaaatagatccgttctaggacctgtttggtttccgtgtcttccgttgcggtagtcccaacaagTACATGGGTTATCATACGCCTTCTTTGCATCTATTAACCTTCCCAGAATCTCTCGTGCTTCGCTTGCCTTGTTCTTAGTGAAATTTCCCCCACTAgaggaattcatcaaatcCTTAGACTCAGGATTAGCTCCTTCATAGAATAAGTAAAACGTTTCAGCCTCCATCATTCTATGATTAGGACAAGCATCGAGTAATCCCTTAAACCGAGATCAGCACTGTCTTCGGGACTCATCGTAGTCCTGCTTACATTCCTGAATCTCATTTTTTAGGGCATTGGTTTTGTTTGACGGGAAGAAGTAGTCCAGAAATTCCAGCTTAAAATCCTTCCAGTTGTGAATTGAGTCCGGTGGCAACCTCAACAGCCATGTGTTGGCCTCTCCTTTCAAAGCAAATGGGACTGCGCGCAGGCGATAGTCCTCCTCCATTGCATCATTCGGCCTTTTTTTGATGCTGCATAACTTGCTGCACTCATTTAGGAACTCATATAGACACTCATTCCTCCATCCTGAAAAGGTTGGTAGAACGTCTAGCACGTTCGTCTTAATGTCGATGGACCTTTGACACTGATTTGAGACAATAGCATCGGCTGGCTCACCATCTAGATGTGCGGTGAGTGAACCGATCTCAGGATCAGTGGACCAGGTTTGCCATATTAACGACTTCTCCCTCCCTCCGCTTCTGAGTGTTCTATTTTTTACAACAGACTTTGGGTCCTCTCCGCCCGACAAATTCCACTCTTCGTCACTTTCTGAGCCAAAACGGAAATGGATCTCCTGTCGTTAACCCCGATCCGGTGGTGACTCAGGATAAGCCGACTCTTTGACCTGCCAATTGAATTGAACTGCTTCCTTGACCCACGAGTTACTCCAGTTTCCAAACCGTGAGCCTCTGCTCATAAATTGCAAAGAAGAAcaaataacatgaaattaaaactatatacaccAAATCTCTAAACACGTAAACAATCTACGCCATCCGTCCCCGGCAACGGTGCCATTTGAAAGAGCCTAGATAAGTGTCGTGtgttttgtaaataatatCAGACTTCTCAggtccagagaatccactagatcacaaggtctaggaactcagaggaTCATTGAAACCTTcggtcgttgggcacacaatcttTTCCTgcttttcaaaaccctcaacccatGATACGCTCGgtttttgcactattttaaggccattatttggtccatttttaatgtcaaagtcactctacacgtccattatttgcatattttgtgtattttggcattttgacatgttttgtgagaaatgtgcataattgagccgaaaaagggagccaaaatgCCAAGTTTGGAAATCTGGGAGTCAGAcgggcgaccggcgaccgccggggatgtgtgcggcgaccgccggcgcccagTGGGCggatcaatgcagcggtctGCCTCagaaaaatgtgcttggaagagaagtctcgtccggcgaccgccggaagacgtgtggcggtccgccgccgaaggaacagactctctggactccaacgcggcgaccgtcggccaaggtgcggcggcccgccggagaaaggcggcgaattcgagaagccctagatttgcgctcagatttaccatattttggagatcttttccttttacAATAAGGAGTGgttttcccctataaataagacctcaagcttcataaaaaaagagagaacttttacttgcaaaatacttcatagagatcaagacctagagtacttcattggtgcaaggagttggagaaggatttaaagaacatcaagaacgacaggattcaacctacgggttttatttgctttagttttatgttcaaattgtcttcccttcaatctatgtttttagcttattcaattatgtgtaactaaactcataggattctaggaatgtgttagtaacgactttggttatacaaattccttttttctatttaatatccgtttattttttactttgtttcttccctaagtagttttgatgttgcatgattgagtgacacaatcgtgtatgatttaatataacttgcttcataactgtgtgacagagttctagcgagtt
This window contains:
- the LOC125206671 gene encoding probable serine/threonine-protein kinase DDB_G0282963, with the translated sequence MEAETFYLFYEGANPESKDLMNSSSGGNFTKNKASEAREILGRLGGEGVGDIIDRLEKALLSAIEKKNSTASQEKEKSPGQEDNQLQLYYGPPPDGEFQAHANAVGNWNQNNQNTSWNQWKIKEAPLRDNPCFRNQSNQGNSYVPPHQKNATGNNQNFQPNHQGNQGSGNQFNNNLEGQGNYRQNQGSGQNHNQGSSSNQPNYRSQRNLDDMVHDLVNSQQHMQNNMQSNNDVVHKIQDAEQEQKAAMDMLAKQMSQLETSLNKMRGNEGRIPASVKPPDRANISQITLRSGCGYDGPMMKNDENVSPVMSNESLVPNKRNTEIRST